The Numenius arquata chromosome 6, bNumArq3.hap1.1, whole genome shotgun sequence sequence CAGTCCATGCAGAAAGAAGCAGAGTGGGACTCTAGCTGCTGTGTGGCCTTATGGGAGTCTAATGAATACGTGGTGCTGGAGAGCTGTGCAGCCTTTCTTTTATCAGAGCAAGGATTCACCTTCAACTCCTTGTACACCTGCATTAAAGCCCTTCTGGGGGAACCCTGGATCATTTCATTGGTTCAGTGTGGTAGTGAAATTAGTGACTGGTGCCAAGGaccagtttgttttccttttttaggtTTCCTTTTGCAGTCCTTGAGGGCAGTACTTGCTTCAGGGCAAGTGTCTTCTAAGCCTTACTGATGTCAGGTGAAGCAGTGGTTTCACAGTAGCTGAAGTAATTTGTAAGATGGCATTTGACCTTTCTGTACCTGAGCTGATGTTGCAGAGGGATGCCCTCCACTGAGTGGAAAGGCTGTACCCTTTCTTTTGAATTATCCAAGAGACCATTAAAAAGAGGAGTAGTTTTATGTAACGGATGTTGCACCGCTTTGTGAGAGAATGCTAACTGTGCTGGTGTATGGGAAAGCATCTGCGTATTTTAATGCCTCTTGTGTGCATATAATGAAAAGAATTATCAGATGACGACACACAGAGAATTGagactagtcttttttttttttcttttctttttctttttttttttttttttttttttttggctagacAAAGCTCTCTGAATATCCGCAATAATTTCTGAGTCACATGTTAACCTAGCTTTGAAAAGTCTTATTGTTCGTGTCAGCTGTCATAATCAGAACAGCTCTTCTGTCCATGAAAAGAATGGAGACCCTATTAGGACACTGAGAGGGGGTTTTGCCAGCTGTTTGGTGTTTTTCTCACTTTGTATCATCAGTTCCATTGGGAATACTGGGATTTGTCTGTACTGCATACAGCTGTATTATGTAAAGATACCAGATCTGTCTTTAAATCCTTCAGGTACTGAGGTTGTATTCAGGCACTAGTATTGCCACAGCAGTATGGATAACTTAGCCGTACTCTGTGCTGTAACTACTGCCAGCACCCAGACATTAGAACTAGATTTAAACTGACTGGTGTTGCCATTTGTGCTACAGATGAACATTGGTTTCATTTGTTTAGTAGGTTTGAACAGAATAAAACAACAACCTATTCCTCTGTCCTCAGTTTAGATAATGGAAGAGTTTCTGGATTCGAGTCTCTGTTAACAGCTGAAATGGTGAGCTAAGGATTGGCTGGGACAAGTTACATGACAGATGTGAGTAAGGGCTTGTCTGATGAAGCGTGGCTTTGTATGAGATCAGCATACTTAGTAAGCGCTCATGAAGTTGGCTTTCTCTGTTCTGGTATTGCTTGTTTCTGTGACAGATTTTGAGTCTTCTGCTTATGTGCAGGAGCTAATCGCTACCTGACAGCATCCATCTTTGGCCCCCTATCCCTTCCAGTAGCACCTCGGCATGCATGGGTTTGGCCAGAACTGGTGGTACCTCAGAGCCAGAACACAGCTTCCTCCCTCCTCAGATCTTCAGAAAAGTGTTCCATAAGAAGCAAGGCTGATTTTCTTAAAATTCTTGGTTATAAAATGAGCATGTTCTATGGCATTTCAGACGTGGTAACTTTCTGCAATTCTCAGGCAAGAAAGAAGGGTGTAGCTCTGATTTTGCTGAGCTGGAGTAGAAGATGCCTGACTCGGTTTACAGCTTGACACTTCAGGACCTCTCTTAGGCTTGGGGGTGAAGCTGGTCCTGTGATCTCTACGCAGCTTCATTGCTTTGAGGTCAAAGCTAAAAGTGGCCGTTTCTCTGTGCAAAATACTTGGTGGCACTGTTCCTGTCTCCCATTCCCATGAATGGCCAGATGTAGCCCATGTAATGGACACATGCTGCTGACCTTGGTGCTTGCTTACCTGCTGCTGGCATTTATTCCAGATAGCAcgtatgaagaaattatttttctcctgtttttatttACAGGTGCTTATGCTTGGCTTTCTTAGGGACACTGCAGCCTCAAAGACTTACTGATAATGACAAAACAGGGGCGGGAAGAAGTTCCAGCCTGCTATAACAGTTCACCCCATGGCTATAAATTTATGCAACCTCAGCTCTTCAGCAAATCACTTGTGTCCAGAGCACCAAGTGTCAGGAACACAATCATACACATGACTGTTGTTGGTTTTAAGGGAAAGACTTTAGTCCTGTGATGACTTGTGCTCGTTGCCATGGTTTCAGGCCTGAAAGTTGGTTAGGGATTCTGCACTGGCAGATGTTTGCAGGCAAGGCCTGCAGAAGGCATATATGCCAGaggcgtgtgtgtatgtgtgtgtaggtAGTTCAAAAGGTGTCTTCTACCAGTGTTTCGTTATTTTTCTGGggtggtttgtggtgttttgctttgtttgtttatttagcaGCACTTTCAACAATGGCATGGTACATCATGAACCTCAGCGCAAGAAAGGTGGGGGATTGGGGCAGTTGAATGCGGTGTATGTAATTAAGGTCCCTCTGTTGTTCTGACAGTGCTTTAAGCAATttacaaaacacatttaaagCAGCAATATGATAATTTCCTCAGTGTCAGAAGACCTAAGCCTGTCTTCTAGATACAAGAGGATTAGGGCTCGGTGCTTACAGTGTGGATAGTCAGTGACACGCTGCAAGCATAGAAGGTCACTGACAGGCTTCAGTGGCACCAACCAAGCAGAGGCTGAAGACTTAATGGCCCTTCTGTATTTTATGTTACTACAGCATAATTCAGTAACCTCTGAAATATGCTTGGATGTCTTGAGGCTGCGTGCTACAGTAACATTTACTTCTGACAAGAACAGTACTGTTGGCACTATTTCAGTGTTTTCCTTATTCCCACTGCTAAACCCAACAAGATAGGCTACACTAAAATAGGATTCattatttgtgttctttttaactgcttgtaaaatataaaaagattACCCTGCTAGATGAAGCTTCTATGCTTTCAGGACTATCGAATGCCTGCAGAGTAAACCTGGGACAGCTGCCATGAACAACAGCAGGCTCTTCTAGAAGTAATGTGGTACTTCACTGTTCTGGTAGCTGAATTAATGGTTTGCTGCTTTGCATCAACACATGGGTTCCCAGCCTTCCTACGAGGGTCTGTCAGTTCTATGGGGGGCTAAGGTCTAGTCACCCTTGCATTTGATGTAGATACAGCACTGTGATCTGAAAATTAAAGAGCTGTAGATAGGAAGTCAGTCTTTCCATAGAGAGTTAAACTGCTTCTTGTTCAAGTCAAACCTTTCCCAAATGTGTATAATTTCTAAACGCTCTTTCAGAATTAAGACTACAATGCATTTTTACAAGTAGATAACATTAACAAAAATACTTGGCTTTGGGTTGTCCTTGCTATTACTTTCTTACTGTAAACTCTATATGCTGTCATTGTAAGTAGCACAGGGGCCTTACAAATAATAGCGCTGGTCTGATGATAGCTTCTGCTGACCTCTGGTTTTCCCTTCAGACATTAGTGTAGGGAATTTTAATGGAAAGGCTCACATCAGCATGGAGACTGAATGGGAATACTCATCTGGCTATGGAGGCTGTAGGAGGAGGACAAGTTAGGAGACAGCACCCAGATGAGCAGGTCAGAGAGACTCCAGCACATCTGTCTGTAAGTTCTGTCTGTTCACATGGTACCCACAATTTGGAAACAAACAACACAAGGACAAGGCTGGGTTCACAAAGTTTGAGGTCCTTTTCTCTCACTTGCTCCTCTACTTCCTTTCTCCCATGCTCGtgcctttttgctcttttttttttctcacttttatgcCTCTTTCTCACTTTCacgtttttcttcctttgttgttGCTCTTACACGCTTCACAAGCTTTTTTCTTGcttgtgctgcttctctttttttcctcctctcttgatcatgcttttcccccaccccccaacttGCTTgtgctcttctttctcttttttctttgcacttgCTCTCCTTTCTACAGTTACAGATCTCATTGAGAAAAACCTTCTAGGATTCATGCCAGGTCAGTTATTAATGATGTATATACCTCCAGAGAATGACCAAAACCAGTAACAAACAATTCTCAGAAGCTGCCACAGGTTTGATAGAAACACAATTGCAAGCAAAATTTGGCTTTTTCCCAACTGGAAATGCTGCCTGCGAGAATTCAGTGGAAATGTGAAGGAAAGAGTAATATCACTGTCCAGATACAGCATTGTATTGATATTGTATCTGCAGATACTGTGATACACTATTTGCTGTGAAATATCCAGATGCCCACTGCATTTGCAGAATTTGAGTATGTAGAAGCAGGAAATTTGCTCCTTTCCAAGTGTTGCTTATCTTCAGATTACCTGGGGAGGAGGTTCCTAGCACTACCAGAAAGAGCAAGGAATTGATTACAATTGTAAGATTACCAGGTGGAAGACAAACAATTATTTATAAACCTGATTGTCAGCAGGGCCAACAGCATTCAGTGGTGAAAGGGAAGCTACATGGGTGGATTCCACTGACTTTTGACGCTGCGAACACAAAAACAAAGCTTATGGCTGatagatttgtttttattattatagaACAGATGAACTAAAATAAGCCAACAATATAATTTTATGCCAACAGCCATCTTTCTAGCACAGGCGGTGACTGACTCATTGtacccttctcccccctccccgggcctctGTTCCAtgggaagcaaatggtggtggcTCTTGCACATGGGGTTTGGACTCCAGTGATCTTACTCTTTTTATTTGTAGAGGTGTGCCTGGGAAAagaggaggcaggggagcagagaagAGAGTATATATGTTGTAGGAGCAATAAGCAGAAAGGCTTGTGGATCCTCTTGCACGTTCATGTGTTGTGACCAGGTAGATCGGACAACTGGAGAATCATGCCCACTTTCAGCACGTAGCAAGCCCCTAGTTGCTACTCTAGTCAAGCCAGGAGTTTCTTCCCATTCCAAGCTAACAAAGGGCAAGATGCGCTCAACTGGGGAGTTTTTGGCAGGGTAGGGGGCAGTCTatgtaaaaccaaaccaaaaaaccacccccgaaaaaaccaccccaaacaaacCTGCATTTTAAGCCACTTCAAATTAAAAGTCACTTCTTACAAtataatagatattttttttaaatggcaggaCCACCATCCTAGAAAGACAAAGGGCTTGCACTCaagaccaaagaaagaaaaacaaaaaaaccaaccaaccaaacgaaaaaccaaccaacaaaacccaagagTGGCCCCACTCTTAAGCTTGGCTCTTCTCTAAAAACAGCACTCGTCATCCGTCTGAATAAGTAAAAGGAGGAgtggacagaaaataaaataaaattggtgCAACTTCTCGCCAGGTGGCGCATTAAACCAAAGCTCCATACAGTCCCATACGACTACACGTCCTGTGGTGGCAGCAtaatttctttcagctttcattgCTGTATATGTCTGTATGTATATCTgaatgtatacatacacatacacacagaataTATATTGTTTTTAATGTTAGTTTTGATCTTGTAGGAGGGCTCATCTCTCTTTCACGTGGTTCTGTGCTCCTGCGCTGTTGCTGCTCCCGTTGCCGCTCCCGTTACTGctgctcccactgctgctgcagaggaccTCTGTGAGGTCATCCATGATGGTGGTCTCTTTAGGGTCCACGAGGTTGAACTCCCTGATGAATAGGATAAAGTGTGTGTAGAGTGTGTTTAAATGTCCGTGCAGCTCCAGTGCCAAAGTCTCCTTAAAGTGTGAGGAGTAGATATGGGCCAGCACATGGAACAGGTACTTGCAGATCTTCTTCACTAGGGACTCAAAGGAGTTTGGGAATTCCTTGCCTGAAAGGAAGACACGGAAACACCATGATAGCTCCAGCTGCTCACTTTCAGCCCCACAGCAGCATTTGTTTGGGCTGAGCAATTAGCCCACCTTATACAGCAGACAACTTGTGGGCCCTGTATCATCctctccttttgttctttttatagGAATTCAGGGGAAGAACCTAAGGGGGTTTTAAGCATTTTCATTTGAAGTTGTTTTAAATGCTAAGGGTTCACAAATCAGGAAGCAAGTGTAATCATTCtctaaaaccaaacattttttgtTACTGGCTGTAAGAATAATGACGGGTTCATCTGGGATCTTATCTACTTTGTCCAGGAGTAGCAGATTTTTCCCCTGAAAGTACGTAATGCTTGGGAGACCAATTCACAGATCCTGAAATGGAAGCTAAGGTACACAGGCAGTGTGTAGCAGATTGATTGACTGTATGTAATGACTTTCCTCATTTCATTGTTGAAATCCTAtcaaatgagaaaggaaatggaCGGATATACTGGCTGCCTTCTATCAGGTGCAGTTGAAATGGTGCTTGCTGGAGCAGTACTGTGCCTGCACAGTAAAAGACAACTGCTTTGGTAAGACTGAAAGTGAAACTGAAGCAAGCCAAAAAGCAACACCTGCCACCCTGTGTGTGATGCACAGTATGAAGTATGTTACTGGTCTAAAGTGCCCCTGGGCCACATGGACAAATCACCTGCATGAAAGGCCCTCATTACCCTTGAacatcatattttaaatttaaaaaaagtcaacTGCACCTGGCTTACTACACACTGCCTCTTTCCAGATCAAGATGCCTGTAAGCAAAGGTTACTAGCTTAATGTTTGCTATATTGTAATGTCCTACTTCCCCTATTATCTGTTAAAACGGCTCAAGACCCCAGCCGCTTTTAGTTGCGATTAAGCCCACCTACCATAACTTCAGGTCTCTATCTTCTTCCTCTTAACCAAAGGCATTCCATGTAGCAATCTTGTTAGGATACAAATTTGGGTTAAAATTACTTTCCTATTGcttttcagttcttaaaaatCATATTCTTATTTAATctttggaagaggagggaggctgCAAACAATCTGTGAAACAAGGCCTGGTGGGGCAAGGAAGATAAGCCACATTCCTGGCAATCCAATTTATTTCCCCCTTAATGCATCAGGGGtctaaaggaaataataaaacaataacaaGGTTAAATTTTACTAGCAGCAGGCTGCATTGAACACATACATGGCTGACAGTTTTCAAATTGTTATCCTCTCTGAATACAGGCTAGAAGATCTCAAAATGCTTGAAGAAAAAGATGTACTGATGGTGAAATATAAGCCAAGGGGATAGGACTGTGAGCCTTTTGCCCTCATTCATATGCCAAGAGTGCAAGTCTTTCTTACTGCAAGAATGAACCAAACTTaaaaccacacacccccccaaaaaatgaaacaaatgagTGAGAAGCTGTCTGGTATTAATGCATATGCTGAATACTAACTTTCACCTTACTTAATGGCATCTGCAAATAGCCGCAGGAAGCGCCTGTCCAAAAGCAGACGTACCGTATTTTGTTGGAAAGACGTCCTCATCTGTCACTAGTTTCTGCACTGAACTCATGACGAAGTCAACATACTGAGGAGCAGTGCACTTGATCTTCTTTCCCCGCTCATCATACCAGTAGTACTGTCTGTGGAGAGAATTGACAGTGTCACCACATTATACCTTGGCTCCTCAGCTCCACTCCTCTAAGAGGTTAGTGTCTAAATAATagacaaattaaataaataactaaataaataatataaaattaaattaaaattaaaattaaatattaaataaataactaaataaataacaacagctGCAACATTACCAACATACGTCATAGCTGCTACAGAAGAGATTCACTTAAGGGTATCTTTCTACATCAAAAACACTGAGTTTCTGTTAGCTGATTTTGTTTCTCCCTATCAATTTAGTAGTAGTACCAAGCACAGAAAGCCTGCTGACAGGCCTCCATGGAGAGGAGCTCTACTGGGGCAGTGATCACTCCCTACTGATGACAGACTTGAGGGTTTACTTGCAGTCTGTAGAACTGTACAGGAAAGCATTATATAACTATTTCTAAAGGGCAACAGCATTGCATAGTGATAGATTGGTGATCTTCTGATGCTTAACATCAAAAACCATGAAATTAGTATTGCAGTGTAATATTATTAAACAGACAGAAGGTGGCTCCAAAACACCGGCTTTTTCAAGCTGATGCTTTGAAGTACTGGCAGCATTTTTAAGTGCTACAAATCCTGTTCCAAAATCCAGTTTGGGGAGAGTTTTCAGGACCCTTCTGCACATCCCTACCAGTGTGCCTTAGAACTCTGCTCCTTTGGTTACAGACTCCCCAAAACATCTAAATTTACATTTGACTCAACACCACAACACCAGTGAATCTGTTGAATCTTAAGGAACAGGAGACATTAGCATATTGTCTGGCTCTTGAAAAGCAACCATATTTCAATGAGTTAGCTGTAATCACCTTGATTAACTGCAGTCATCTGTCACCTGACAGAGGAACCTAAAGGCTACAAAAGCACTGCAGGtttgttcctttcttcttttttttttttttttttttttttttttttcttttaagtcatGGTTAACTAAAGCACCTCTAACTGTTAACAGGAGCCATCGCATTAGGCACACTCAGTGAGAAATGTCTTACAGATAAAGGATTGCCTATGTCACATTAGAGGTGCATTGAGTTCCAGGTCCCGAACTCTTCCTTCAAACAGCCTGAGCTCCAGGTGCAGCCCTGTATCATTATGGGGCTGATAAGAAATCCATTGTATTGGTCTTCCCAGAGCACAGCATAGGTGGCATTTGCTGCCTGCCTTTGGAAGCAAGGCTGGAAGTGGTCTGAGCATCAGAACTTGGCTAGAAAGACACCTCATCCAACACATGAGCCCATAAAGCCAGGATAACATTTTTTAGCTGTCTGTTCAGCTCCAACTTTGCTGCTGTTGGCTAATGATCGGTTATCTGACATTGCTCACGCAAATCACTAAAGCCTCCCTGTAGCCCTAGCCAAAATACCACTTCGGTGTGATGTTTAGCCACCTttgtacatctttttttttttttttaatggaagataaagattaaatgttttttctgtgcCTAACAGGACTAGACTGCATTGAACTGGAAGGATCTATACATGCCACTTGGAAAGTGAAGTTCTATATATACTGACCAGCAGAACAGTCCTGAAGCAACTGAAGAAAAACGTTAAGTagcaaataaaaagttttaattcaCAGTGTGTTTTTGTTGCCCCGTAAGATTCTTCAGGgagctgagggtggtgaggtgaAGACACTAACTGGAGCACCTcagctgtgaagacaggctgagagagctgggttcaGCTTTTCcagggtcagcctggagaagactctggggagatcCTTTAGCAGCTTTCTAGTACTTTAAAGGGtcctacagaaaaggtggagagggactcttttatcaggggaGGGgtaaaatttcagttttaaactgaaagaggtgagatttagattagatgttaggaagaaattgtttactctgagcgtggtgagacactggaacaggttgcccagagaagttgtggatgccccatccctggaagtgttcaaggccaggttggatgtggctttgagcaacctggtctactaagaggtgtccccgcccacagcaggggggctggaactacatgatctttaaggtcccttccaactctaaccattctatgacactGTTCATGCCCCAAGCCATATGAAAACAAGAGGAAGCTGCAGAAACGAGTAGTTCAAACTTTAAGATAGGAAGGGAAACTGTACTAGTTCTGCAGacatttcacggaatcacggaattgtcagagttagaagggacctctacagatcatctagtccaacttccctgctaaagcaggattgcctagagcacattactcaggactgcatcaaggcgagtcttgaaaatctccagtgtAGGGGACTCTAcgagctccctgggcagcctgttccagtgctctgtcaccctcaccataaagaagttttagCTCATTTTCAGCATGTGGTGCTTGATCACGCTGTTGTTTACTAGAGAGAGCAGGATTGACTGCAAAAGGGCATAAAAGGTAAGCAAGGGGATGAAAACAGGAGTTAAAAGCTCTTTGTAGAGCTATGTCAGTAATCAAAAGCTGAATTTGAGTCCTTAGGCATAGACTGTGTTCTTCATCACTGCTTACTTCCTTTATACAATTCACATATAAGGAATTATACAATGTAATGCACAAACACAAGCCTCGTCATTTGTCTAGTCCTCCAGTAAGTTGGAGCAAGACAGTTCTAGGCAACTCAGGCTTATTTTGGGTCTTAACACAATGCTTGTTGCCAAAAGCAGAAGCAGGCTGGACTGTCTGTACCTCAGCAATTTTCTCATGCTGCAGAAATCCTCAACTGTAAGATAGAAAGCATAGTTTCGAGTTGCCCTTAGGTGCAAAAATGAATCTGAATAATTGGATTTTAGTTAAAAGAAACAGTTTGGCAACTGTACAAGTTCACTTACATGAAAATATAAGCTAATAAATCTGCTGTAACATCCCACTGCATACGCTTTTTGCCTGTCCTTGAAAATTAGGCTAATTATGCAAAATAGGAATTCAAGAGAAGAATCATTACGAGTAAGGGGATAACTGCAAGGATTGTCCTGTTGATTAGAATCATGTGTCTTCCTCATGTTTCAAGAGCTCTGAACAGAGCCTTCACAGGTCTTAGAGGAAGAGAGGAGCCCCTGACACGCCATGAACATTTCACACCTGGTACGCAGCTCCCACCCATGCTGGAGTTTTCTCCATTAACAAGATAGGAAGCAGGTTGGGGCCATTGAAGGGCTCGGTTGGGCACAGAAGCCTAACTGCATTCTACCACTGGCACTGTGACAGTACAGTCCCATATTAGGCAATGGATGGGAAGCAGAAAGGACAAGATGACAACACTTAAAGGCACTTTTTGAAGAGTGCTCACGTAATAcagattttgattattttatttcctacataAAATTCTGGCAGATTTGAACTTCCCCAGTAGGGAGAGCATGAGGAATTTACAGCTCCATTCTAAATCCCAGGGAGAAATCATTATAGGCTTAACAGAGAAAAGCCCATGATGCAAATAATAAAGTGTAACACATATTGCCCCATCccaggaagtgttcaaggccaggctggatggggctttgaacaacttggtctagtggaagatgttccTACCCATGGCACGGGGAGTGGAACTCTCTAAGGTTCCTTTAAAggaatctttaaggtcccctccaacccaaaccattctatgattctgccatTCTATGAAGTCACAAAGTCACAGTGCGGCATCTTAACACAAGTACACATTTTATCCCTTTTCCTCTAAAACATTCTGGGTTTGTGTTGATGACATAGATAAGCTATGGCAGAACAGAAGTTACATCTGTATATAATAAAAACTTATGGAAGGAGAGAAAGGCCAAATGCTGTGGAGGTATGTGGtctggaaaggaaggagagacagTCCTGCTAGAAATACCAAAAGATGGGTTATGAAGAAAGCAGAATAGCAAATTGCATCAAATGCAAGGGCAGTAACATAGTGCTTGTCAGCAACTCGGAATGGCTTTGATGGTTTGATAGAGGCAAAGAAATGTTTAGATGTGGGACAGGGGTAAGAGAAAGGAGCCACCATAGCTACCATGTAGAAGCGTACAGCTCAGGGAACTTAAAtataagaaaatgcaaaaatatgcaaGTTTGAGTTAAGATTTCTAAAAGGAAATACCCTCCATATGCAAAGACACTAAGGGCAAGGTAGACGTAAGAAAAGAGATCCTAAGATTAGAAAAAAACGAGTGCTAAGGAATTATCAATTCCTGGTTCATAATGGtatgaatattttcattcagACTTCAGTGGACCAAAATGAGACCTTTCACTCTTATTTGTGGGCTGCCTAGAAGTTTGCATCCATCCTTGGTTTCTGCCTCAGAAGTTCTGTAATCTCAGTGTTGGAAACAGCACTTCTAAGTACCCCACTCACTTCAGCACTTATGAGAACTTCTGCCCAAATATCAGGTAGAAAACCAATTTACAGCTTATGGTGCTTTAAAGCTAGTTTGTGTAATAATAAGCTATAAAGCATACTAAATACTCCGTTAAAAACATAGTACCTGCTTTACAGcaagtgataaaaatattaatgagCAAAATTAAGTAATTCCTGAAGTTACATTCATGCCACCCTCACTGAATTTTGAAGATAACTGGCCATTCTGGTATTTCTCTTGGCATTATCCCACCTTGCCAGCAAATGCTTCCATCTGTTCTACAAGGAGACTAAGTTTTGGTCAGATGTCTCTTAGTAACCCTATGCACAATTTCTCTTCCTCATTGTGTGCAGTTGGCTGCACTATCTCATATCTCTGACAGAGGGCTGAAAGCTGCATCTGTCTGCAGTTTGTCAGTTGGATGGAGCTTCTCTGAGATGCTACAACCTTACTTCAACTATTTAACTGCAACTGGTGTTTATTTTGTTAGAGAACTGGGCAGGGAAAACAGGAGGGGAACAGAATGCAGACCTTCATACTGAGATAGTTCAGAaatcagcactgaaaaaaagGGCAAACTGCACCCTTATTCCAAGGTACTGTAATTCTGTAGCAATCTAATGCAGGTAGATGCTGTTTTA is a genomic window containing:
- the MOB2 gene encoding MOB kinase activator 2 encodes the protein MVGDHCSLPGERPVLAQSPKPGLSCKMVLQAVGKVLRKSKGKPNGKKPAPEEKKLYLEPEYTKSRITDFEFKELVMLPREIDLNEWLASNTTTFFHHINLQYSTISEFCTGESCQTMAVCNTQYYWYDERGKKIKCTAPQYVDFVMSSVQKLVTDEDVFPTKYGKEFPNSFESLVKKICKYLFHVLAHIYSSHFKETLALELHGHLNTLYTHFILFIREFNLVDPKETTIMDDLTEVLCSSSGSSSNGSGNGSSNSAGAQNHVKER